One window of Cellulomonas shaoxiangyii genomic DNA carries:
- a CDS encoding GH39 family glycosyl hydrolase: MTHDTSTTPWRIDGAPALDAPLRHVWNECVGAGRANEALRADWQAHFREAVDVLGARSVRFHGLYHDDMFVYRASNGGGFGPGTELERPLHTFSYVDKVIDFVLEAGARPFVELGFMPRELATQTETLFWWKAHCSPPKDMGRWADLVTATVEHWVERYGIDEVRSWRFEVWNEPNLVPMFWTGTRTQYFELYEATVRAVKGVDSQLLVGGPSTSVFVPDDRYAGETEDRSATHGTAAAQDVDALDWRPVWIDEFLTWCAERDLPVDFVSTHLYPTDFAYHEDGEIRHIHRYADATRDDLVTMRDLLARSAYPDAEVHVTEWSTTPSSRDNMHDTLFAATYITRAYLQCTDLADSISYWTFTDVFEEGGAGIGPFHGGFGLVNEQGLHKPTFHAFSMLARLGDRLLAQTPHGVLTRDSRTDAFSAVLFNYPDDMGTQGVGGAIGYSSTRALAEKGPARRVRHEVAGLAPGARYAVERVDWEHGNVAEAWHAMGEPLNLTREQTAQLREVADGLWRTELVVDADGVLTIDLELPAWAVASVAPAA, from the coding sequence ATGACCCACGACACGAGCACCACCCCCTGGCGCATCGACGGCGCCCCGGCGCTGGACGCCCCGCTGCGCCACGTCTGGAACGAGTGCGTCGGCGCCGGCCGCGCCAACGAGGCGCTGCGCGCGGACTGGCAGGCGCACTTCCGCGAGGCGGTCGACGTGCTCGGGGCGCGCTCCGTGCGGTTCCACGGGCTCTACCACGACGACATGTTCGTGTACCGCGCGTCCAACGGCGGCGGGTTCGGGCCCGGCACCGAGCTCGAGCGCCCGCTGCACACCTTCAGCTACGTCGACAAGGTCATCGACTTCGTCCTCGAGGCCGGCGCGCGGCCGTTCGTCGAGCTCGGCTTCATGCCGCGCGAGCTGGCGACGCAGACCGAGACGCTGTTCTGGTGGAAGGCCCACTGCAGCCCGCCGAAGGACATGGGGCGCTGGGCCGACCTCGTGACCGCCACGGTCGAGCACTGGGTCGAGCGCTACGGCATCGACGAGGTGCGTAGCTGGCGCTTCGAGGTGTGGAACGAGCCGAACCTCGTGCCGATGTTCTGGACCGGCACCCGCACCCAGTACTTCGAGCTGTACGAGGCCACCGTGCGCGCGGTCAAGGGCGTCGACTCCCAGCTCCTGGTGGGCGGCCCCTCGACGAGCGTCTTCGTCCCGGACGACCGCTACGCCGGCGAGACCGAGGACCGCAGCGCCACGCACGGCACGGCCGCGGCGCAGGACGTCGACGCGCTCGACTGGCGACCCGTGTGGATCGACGAGTTCCTGACCTGGTGCGCCGAGCGCGACCTGCCGGTCGACTTCGTCTCCACGCACCTGTACCCGACCGACTTCGCGTACCACGAGGACGGGGAGATCCGGCACATCCACCGCTACGCCGACGCCACCCGCGACGACCTCGTCACGATGCGCGACCTGCTCGCGCGCAGCGCGTACCCGGACGCCGAGGTGCACGTCACCGAGTGGTCGACCACGCCCTCGAGCCGCGACAACATGCACGACACCCTGTTCGCGGCCACGTACATCACCCGCGCGTACCTGCAGTGCACGGACCTGGCCGACTCGATCTCGTACTGGACGTTCACCGACGTGTTCGAGGAGGGCGGCGCCGGCATCGGCCCGTTCCACGGCGGGTTCGGGCTGGTCAACGAGCAGGGCCTGCACAAGCCGACGTTCCACGCGTTCTCGATGCTCGCGCGCCTCGGCGACCGCCTGCTGGCGCAGACGCCGCACGGCGTCCTCACGCGCGACAGCCGCACCGACGCGTTCTCCGCGGTGCTGTTCAACTACCCCGACGACATGGGCACGCAGGGTGTCGGCGGCGCGATCGGCTACTCCTCGACGCGCGCGCTCGCCGAGAAGGGTCCCGCCCGCCGGGTCCGGCACGAGGTCGCGGGCCTGGCCCCCGGTGCCCGGTACGCCGTCGAGCGCGTCGACTGGGAGCACGGCAACGTCGCCGAGGCGTGGCACGCGATGGGTGAGCCGCTCAACCTCACGCGCGAGCAGACCGCGCAGCTGCGCGAGGTCGCGGACGGCCTGTGGCGCACCGAGCTGGTCGTCGACGCCGACGGCGTGCTGACGATCGACCTCGAGCTGCCCGCGTGGGCCGTGGCGTCGGTGGCACCGGCGGCCTGA